Sequence from the Aquimarina sp. Aq107 genome:
TTAAAACAAGAACATCATTTATAATAATGATACCGATAATTAATGGATACAGCATACTTACCTTCTTCCTATTCTCAAAATAAATCCAAATCAGTGTTAAAGAAGAGATTGGTTTTATAAAAATCAATACTGAGTTCCCATAAAACAACCCACAAAAAAATACTACTACAATACTTATATAACAAAAAATGTATGCCGGCGATATGTGGTTCAATTTTTAATTTTGAATTTATACTCTAAAATAACACTAAAATTCAACTTAACAAATTACTTAAGTATGCTTCTATATACTATAAATAAAGTAAAATTTAATATCCCAAAAAAGCAAAACCCTTTCGAGACTAGCTCAAAAGGGTTGATTTATTTTTTATAAGGGATCAGTTAATGATGCATCTCCTCTTCTCCATCCTGCAATGGAGTGATTTGGGAAACATAATCCTGTCCAGGAATTACATACTCACCGTCTTCTCTAGTTTTACTATAATCATATGGCCATCTATATACGTGTGGAATTGCTCCAGGCCAGTTTCCGTGCATATGCTCTACAGGTGTCGTCCATTCCATAGTATTAGATTTCCATGGGTTTTGAACCGCTTTCTTTCCGTAGAAAATAGAATGTATAAAGTTATAAAGGAACACTAATTGTGCTGCTGCTGTAATCAAAGCAAATACAGTAATTAAAACATTGGTATCCGCTAAATCATCAAAATATGGAAAATTACTGTTTGTATAATAACGACGTGGCAATCCAGCCATCCCAATAAAGTGCATTGGGAAGAAAACTCCATATGCCCCTATTGCTGTTACCCAAAAATGAACATATCCAAGATTTTTATTCATCATCTTACCGTACATTTTAGGGAACCAATGATATACTCCGGCAAATAAACCATACAATGCCGAGATACCCATCACCAAGTGAAAGTGCGCTACTACAAAATATGTATCATGTACATTAATATCTAACGTACTATCTCCAAGAATAATTCCTGTAAGTCCACCAGTAATAAATGTAGATACTAGACCTATAGAAAATAACATTGCAGGATTGAGCTGCAGATTACCTTTCCATAATGTGGTAATATAATTAAACGCTTTTACCGCTGATGGTATTGCAATTAATAAAGTTGTAAACGTAAATACTGATCCCAAGAACGGATTCATCCCTGAAATAAACATATGGTGACCCCATACGATAGTAGATAAAAATGCAATTGCCAAAATTGAAGCAACCATGGCTCTATATCCAAATATAGGCTTACGCGCATTCGTAGCAATAATCTCTGATGTTATACCTAAAGCAGGTAATAATACAATATATACCTCTGGGTGACCTAAGAACCAAAATAAGTGTTCAAAAAGTACAGGTGATCCACCTTGGTTATGCAATACTTCTCCGGCAATATAAATATCACTTAAGTAGAATGAAGTTCCAAAACCTCTATCCATTATTAATAATAATGCCGCAGACAGTAAAACAGGGAAAGATACCACACCAATAATCGCAGTTACGAAAAATGCCCATATTGTTAATGGCATACGCGTCATTGACATCCCTTTTGTTCTTAAATTAATTACGGTCACCACATAATTTAATGAACCTAATAATGAAGAAGCAATAAAGATTGCCATAGATACTAACCATAAAGTCATACCAGTACCAGAACCTCCGATAGCTTGCGGCAAAGCACTTAATGGTGGATAAATTGTCCATCC
This genomic interval carries:
- a CDS encoding cbb3-type cytochrome c oxidase subunit I, with translation MSAIAHVDGHAEDHDHGHHHKETFITKYIFSQDHKMISKQYLITGLIMGIIGIAMSLLFRMQLAWPDHKFTVFEVLLGKFGEDGVMDPSMYLALVTIHGTIMVFFVLTAGLSGTFSNLLIPLQIGARDMASGFLNMVSYWLFFLSSVIMVLSLFAEAGPASAGWTIYPPLSALPQAIGGSGTGMTLWLVSMAIFIASSLLGSLNYVVTVINLRTKGMSMTRMPLTIWAFFVTAIIGVVSFPVLLSAALLLIMDRGFGTSFYLSDIYIAGEVLHNQGGSPVLFEHLFWFLGHPEVYIVLLPALGITSEIIATNARKPIFGYRAMVASILAIAFLSTIVWGHHMFISGMNPFLGSVFTFTTLLIAIPSAVKAFNYITTLWKGNLQLNPAMLFSIGLVSTFITGGLTGIILGDSTLDINVHDTYFVVAHFHLVMGISALYGLFAGVYHWFPKMYGKMMNKNLGYVHFWVTAIGAYGVFFPMHFIGMAGLPRRYYTNSNFPYFDDLADTNVLITVFALITAAAQLVFLYNFIHSIFYGKKAVQNPWKSNTMEWTTPVEHMHGNWPGAIPHVYRWPYDYSKTREDGEYVIPGQDYVSQITPLQDGEEEMHH